In a single window of the Bos javanicus breed banteng chromosome 16, ARS-OSU_banteng_1.0, whole genome shotgun sequence genome:
- the SELP gene encoding LOW QUALITY PROTEIN: P-selectin (The sequence of the model RefSeq protein was modified relative to this genomic sequence to represent the inferred CDS: inserted 3 bases in 2 codons), protein MASCPKAIWNWRFQRAVFRTVQLLCFSVLIFEVINQKEVSAWTYHYSNKTYSWNYSRAFCQKYYTDLVAIQNKNEIAYLNETIPYYNSYYWIGIRKINNKWTWVGTNKTLTEEAENWADNEPNNKRNNQDCVEIYIKSLSAPGKWNDEPCWKRKRALCYRASCQDMSCSKQGECIETIGNYTCSCYPGFYGPECEYVRECGEFDLPQHVHMNCSHPLGNFSFNSHCSFHCAEGYALNGPSELECLASGIWTNSPPQCVAVQCPALKSPEQGSMSCVQSAEAFQHQSSCSFSCEEGFELVGPEVVHCTALGVWTAPTPVCKAMQCEFLEAPTKGILDCVHPLVSLAXGSSCKFECKPCHRVRGXNCCLGPGWGTPPLPAFKAIACEPLESPVHGSMDCSPSLRAFQYNTSCSFHCAEGFTVRGADTVRCADMEEWTAPAPVCQTLQCQDLPTSTKARVNCSHPFGDFRYQSTCSFTCDEGSFLVGASVLQCLDTGNWDAPFPECQAVTCAALPNPQNGEKTCVQPLGGSSYESTCWFTCHEGFSLSGPERLDCTPSGHWTGSPPTCEEAIKCPELSAPEQGSLDCPDTHGEFIVGSICHFSCNKGLKLEGSNHVECTTSGRWIAPPPTCKCKRYMSLSAPAPGVQCPTLIAPKQGTMSCQHHVRNFGLNTTCHFGCKAGFTLLGDSALQCRPSRQWTAAAPTCRAVKCSKLPVTEPIVMNCSNPWGNFSYGSTCSFHCPEGQLLNGSERTVCQENGQWSTTMPTCQAGPLTIQETLTYVGGAAAGTTGLVTGSILLALLRRRCRQKDDGKSPLNPQSHLGTYGVFTNAAFDPSP, encoded by the exons GCCAGCTGCCCAAAAGCCATCTGGAACTGGAGATTTCAGAGAGCAGTCTTCAGAACTGTCCAACTCCTTTGCTTCAGTGTCCTGATCTTCG AGGTAATAAACCAGAAAGAAGTATCAGCATGGACCTACCACTACAGCAATAAAACATATTCATGGAATTATTCCCGGGCATTCTGTCAGAAGTACTACACGGATTTAGTGGCCATCCAGAATAAAAACGAGATTGCTTATCTCAACGAGACCATACCTTACTACAACTCTTACTACTGGATTGGTATTCGAAAGATCAACAATAAATGGACCTGGGTGGGAACCAACAAGACTCTCACTGAGGAGGCTGAGAACTGGGCTGACAATGAGCCTAACAATAAGAGGAACAACCAGGACTGTGTGGAGATCTACATCAAGAGTCTGTCAGCCCCTGGCAAGTGGAATGATGAGCCCTGCTGGAAAAGAAAGCGAGCACTCTGCTATAGAG CCTCCTGCCAGGACATGTCCTGCAGCAAGCAAGGAGAGTGCATTGAGACCATTGGGAACTACACCTGCTCCTGTTACCCTGGATTCTATGGACCGGAGTGTGAATATG TCAGAGAGTGCGGCGAGTTTGATCTTCCTCAACATGTGCACATGAACTGCAGCCACCCtcttggaaacttctctttcaaCTCACACTGCAGCTTCCACTGCGCTGAAGGCTATGCGCTGAACGGACCCAGTGAGCTGGAGTGTTTGGCTTCTGGAATCTGGACGAATTCACCCCCACAGTGTGTAG CTGTCCAGTGCCCGGCTCTGAAGTCTCCGGAGCAAGGAAGCATGAGCTGTGTCCAGTCCGCGGAAGCATTCCAGCACCAGTCCAGCTGCAGCTTCAGCTGCGAAGAGGGATTCGAATTAGTTGGGCCAGAAGTAGTGCACTGCACAGCCTTGGGGGTGTGGACAGCCCCAACTCCGGTGTGTAAAG CTATGCAGTGTGAGTTCCTGGAAGCCCCTACCAAGGGAATCCTGGACTGTGTCCATCCCCTTGTTTCCCTTG GTGGCTCTAGCTGCAAATTTGAATGCAAACCTTGCCATCGAGTGAGGGG AAACTGCTGCCTTGGCCCTGGCTGGGGAACCCCACCCTTGCCAGCCTTCAAGG CCATTGCCTGTGAGCCCCTGGAGAGTCCTGTCCATGGAAGCATGGATTGCTCCCCGTCTTTGAGAGCATTTCAGTACAACACCAGCTGTAGCTTTCATTGTGCTGAGGGTTTCACAGTGAGAGGAGCTGACACCGTTCGATGTGCTGATATGGAAGAGTGGACAGCGCCAGCCCCAGTCTGTCAAA CATTGCAGTGCCAGGATCTTCCGACCTCAACTAAGGCCCGGGTGAACTGCTCGCATCCCTTTGGCGACTTTAGGTACCAGTCGACCTGTAGCTTCACCTGCGATGAAGGTTCATTCCTGGTGGGAGCAAGTGTGCTGCAATGCCTGGATACGGGGAACTGGGATGctccttttccagaatgccaaG CTGTTACCTGCGCAGCTCTGCCAAACCCtcagaatggagaaaagactTGTGTCCAACCTCTTGGAGGTTCCAGTTATGAGTCCACATGCTGGTTCACATGTCATGAGGGATTCTCTTTATCCGGACCAGAAAGACTGGACTGTACTCCATCTGGACACTGGACGGGCTCCCCACCAACGTGTGAAGAAG CCATCAAGTGTCCAGAACTATCTGCCCctgagcagggaagcctggactgtCCTGACACTCATGGAGAATTCATTGTTGGCTCAATCTGCCATTTCTCCTGTAACAAGGGCTTGAAGCTGGAGGGGTCCAACCATGTTGAGTGCACAACTTCCGGGAGATGGATAGCACCCCCACCAACCTGCAAATGTAAAAGATACATGTCTT TATCAGCTCCTGCTCCAGGGGTGCAATGCCCAACCCTCATCGCTCCGAAGCAGGGAACAATGTCCTGTCAGCATCATGTGAGGAACTTTGGTTTGAATACCACTTGCCACTTTGGATGCAAAGCTGGATTCACACTCCTGGGAGATAGTGCTCTCCAGTGCAGACCTTCCAGACAATGGACGGCAGCAGCTCCCACGTGCAGAG CTGTCAAATGCTCCAAGCTACCTGTTACTGAGCCAATAGTGATGAACTGCTCCAACCCTTGGGGAAATTTCAGCTATGGATCAACCTGCAGCTTCCATTGCCCGGAGGGTCAATTACTTAATGGCTCAGAAAGAACAGTATGCCAAGAGAATGGTCAGTGGTCAACGACCATGCCAACCTGTCAAG CAGGGCCACTGACTATCCAGGAAACCCTGACTTATGTTGGTGGAGCAGCAGCTGGTACAACAGGCTTAGTGACGGGTTCAATTCTCCTGGCTCTGCTAAGAAGGCGTTGCAGACAAAAAG ATGATGGAAAAAGCCCCTTGAACCCTCAAAG CCACCTAGGAACATACGGAGTTTTTACAAATGCTGCGTTTGACCCAAGCCCTTAA